In the Alligator mississippiensis isolate rAllMis1 chromosome 7, rAllMis1, whole genome shotgun sequence genome, one interval contains:
- the THAP4 gene encoding peroxynitrite isomerase THAP4 isoform X2, translating to MVICCAALHCSNRQGKTHRGAVSFHRFPLKDSKRLIQWLKAVQRDNWTPTKYSFLCSEHFTKDSFSKRLEDQHRLLKPTAVPTIFQLTEKKGDNQGYVKCRRKIAIQVPLSDGEQTREGGCEVVQRTLSSNQDFMIMQEMEQVTLQAEIGSVPEQEETIQGQLEGPLRRTLADNLVSKTGTQKKPERLPEEECPEATIHTGSWITDRSGISIDDFTPPVSGACKFIGSLHSYSFSSKHTRERPSFPREQLERKRPKRDVEPSCSSNIMGHDKNLAESSPNSSLTVTPQKPSQSLSASPADLTPQPATEAVVGQKGDTDANPMSINEVIMSASGACKLIDSLHSYCFSSRQSKSQVCCLREQVEKKNGELKLLRQRISRSDSQVRKLKEKLDELKRISFPYLNSLLSQDCETPQLNPVIEPLSWMLGTWLSDPPGDGIFPTMKPFQYLEEVHISHVGQPMLNFSFNAFHPDTRKPMHRECGFIRLKPDTNKVAFISAQNTGLVEVEEGEVNGQELSIASHSIARISFAKKPHVEQITRKFRLNSDGKLEQTVSMATTTQPMTQHLHITYKKVTP from the exons ATGGTCATCTGCTGCGCCGCCCTGCACTGCTCCAACCGGCAGGGCAAGACGCACCGCGGCGCCGTCTCCTTCCACAG GTTCCCCCTGAAAGACTCAAAACGCCTGATCCAGTGGTTAAAAGCAGTTCAGAGGGACAACTGGACTCCTACCAAGTACTCTTTTCTCTGCAGTGAGCACTTCACCAAAGATAGTTTTTCCAAACGGCTGGAGGATCAGCACAGGTTACTCAAGCCTACAGCTGTGCCAACCATCTTCCAGCTCACGGAGAAGAAAGGTGACAACCAGGGCTATGTCAAATGTAGAAGAAAAATAGCAATCCAGGTACCACTGAGCGATGGAGAACAAACAAGGGAAGGAGGCTGTGAGGTAGTACAGAGAACCTTATCTTCCAACCAAGACTTCATGATAATGCAAGAGATGGAGCAAGTGACTCTGCAAGCTGAAATTGGGTCAGTGCCTGAGCAGGAAGAGACTATTCAGGGCCAGTTGGAAGGGCCTCTGAGAAGGACGTTAGCTGATAACTTAGTTTCAAAGACAGGAACCCAGAAAAAGCCAGAAAGACTGCCTGAAGAGGAGTGTCCTGAAGCCACCATCCATACCGGCAGTTGGATAACAGATAGAAGCGGTATATCGATTGATGACTTCACACCTCCAGTATCTGGGGCTTGCAAATTTATTGGCTCCCTCCACTCTTACAGCTTTTCCTCTAAGCACACCAGGGAGAGACCATCATTCCCAAGGGAGCAACTTGAGAGGAAAAGGCCAAAGCGAGATGTGGAGCCAAGCTGCAGCAGCAATATCATGGGGCATGATAAGAACTTGGCAGAAAGTTCCCCTAATTCATCACTTACAGTGACCCCTCAGAAGCCATCCCAAAGTCTGTCAGCATCCCCTGCAGACCTTACCCCACAGCCGGCAACAGAGGCTGTGGTAGGTCAGAAAGGAGACACAGATGCTAACCCCATGTCAATCAATGAAGTCATTATGTCCGCCTCAGGAGCATGCAAGCTCATAGACTCCCTCCATTCATACTGTTTCTCCTCTAGGCAAAGCAAAAGTCAAGTGTGCTGCCTCCGTGAGCAGGTAGAGAAGAAAAATGGAGAACTGAAGCTGCTGAGGCAGAGAATCAGCCGCTCTGACAGTCAGGTCAGAAAGCTGAAAGAGAAGCTTGATGAACTGAAGAGGATCAGTTTCCCATACTTGAATAGTCTCCTCTCCCAGGACTGTG AGACCCCCCAACTGAATCCTGTGATTGAGCCCCTCTCGTGGATGCTGGGCACCTGGCTTTCAGACCCCCCAGGAGATGGCATCTTCCCTACAATGAAGCCATTTCAGTACCTGGAAGAGGTGCACATCTCCCATGTTGGGCAGCCAATGCTAAACTTCTC GTTCAATGCCTTCCATCCAGATACCAGGAAGCCAATGCATCGTGAATGTGGATTCATCCGCCTCAAACCTGACACTAACAAGGTGGCCTTCATCAGTGCCCAGAATACAG GTCTTGTGGAGGTGGAAGAAGGAGAGGTGAATGGACAGGAGCTCTCTATAGCTTCTCACTCTATAGCCAGGATCTCCTTCGCCaagaagccccatgtggagcag
- the THAP4 gene encoding peroxynitrite isomerase THAP4 isoform X1 — MVICCAALHCSNRQGKTHRGAVSFHRFPLKDSKRLIQWLKAVQRDNWTPTKYSFLCSEHFTKDSFSKRLEDQHRLLKPTAVPTIFQLTEKKGDNQGYVKCRRKIAIQVPLSDGEQTREGGCEVVQRTLSSNQDFMIMQEMEQVTLQAEIGSVPEQEETIQGQLEGPLRRTLADNLVSKTGTQKKPERLPEEECPEATIHTGSWITDRSGISIDDFTPPVSGACKFIGSLHSYSFSSKHTRERPSFPREQLERKRPKRDVEPSCSSNIMGHDKNLAESSPNSSLTVTPQKPSQSLSASPADLTPQPATEAVVGQKGDTDANPMSINEVIMSASGACKLIDSLHSYCFSSRQSKSQVCCLREQVEKKNGELKLLRQRISRSDSQVRKLKEKLDELKRISFPYLNSLLSQDCETPQLNPVIEPLSWMLGTWLSDPPGDGIFPTMKPFQYLEEVHISHVGQPMLNFSFNAFHPDTRKPMHRECGFIRLKPDTNKVAFISAQNTGLVEVEEGEVNGQELSIASHSIARISFAKKPHVEQKPGAAGPRGSPADSSNSSTLLAPPPQPKAPAGTMWLPQLRKLR; from the exons ATGGTCATCTGCTGCGCCGCCCTGCACTGCTCCAACCGGCAGGGCAAGACGCACCGCGGCGCCGTCTCCTTCCACAG GTTCCCCCTGAAAGACTCAAAACGCCTGATCCAGTGGTTAAAAGCAGTTCAGAGGGACAACTGGACTCCTACCAAGTACTCTTTTCTCTGCAGTGAGCACTTCACCAAAGATAGTTTTTCCAAACGGCTGGAGGATCAGCACAGGTTACTCAAGCCTACAGCTGTGCCAACCATCTTCCAGCTCACGGAGAAGAAAGGTGACAACCAGGGCTATGTCAAATGTAGAAGAAAAATAGCAATCCAGGTACCACTGAGCGATGGAGAACAAACAAGGGAAGGAGGCTGTGAGGTAGTACAGAGAACCTTATCTTCCAACCAAGACTTCATGATAATGCAAGAGATGGAGCAAGTGACTCTGCAAGCTGAAATTGGGTCAGTGCCTGAGCAGGAAGAGACTATTCAGGGCCAGTTGGAAGGGCCTCTGAGAAGGACGTTAGCTGATAACTTAGTTTCAAAGACAGGAACCCAGAAAAAGCCAGAAAGACTGCCTGAAGAGGAGTGTCCTGAAGCCACCATCCATACCGGCAGTTGGATAACAGATAGAAGCGGTATATCGATTGATGACTTCACACCTCCAGTATCTGGGGCTTGCAAATTTATTGGCTCCCTCCACTCTTACAGCTTTTCCTCTAAGCACACCAGGGAGAGACCATCATTCCCAAGGGAGCAACTTGAGAGGAAAAGGCCAAAGCGAGATGTGGAGCCAAGCTGCAGCAGCAATATCATGGGGCATGATAAGAACTTGGCAGAAAGTTCCCCTAATTCATCACTTACAGTGACCCCTCAGAAGCCATCCCAAAGTCTGTCAGCATCCCCTGCAGACCTTACCCCACAGCCGGCAACAGAGGCTGTGGTAGGTCAGAAAGGAGACACAGATGCTAACCCCATGTCAATCAATGAAGTCATTATGTCCGCCTCAGGAGCATGCAAGCTCATAGACTCCCTCCATTCATACTGTTTCTCCTCTAGGCAAAGCAAAAGTCAAGTGTGCTGCCTCCGTGAGCAGGTAGAGAAGAAAAATGGAGAACTGAAGCTGCTGAGGCAGAGAATCAGCCGCTCTGACAGTCAGGTCAGAAAGCTGAAAGAGAAGCTTGATGAACTGAAGAGGATCAGTTTCCCATACTTGAATAGTCTCCTCTCCCAGGACTGTG AGACCCCCCAACTGAATCCTGTGATTGAGCCCCTCTCGTGGATGCTGGGCACCTGGCTTTCAGACCCCCCAGGAGATGGCATCTTCCCTACAATGAAGCCATTTCAGTACCTGGAAGAGGTGCACATCTCCCATGTTGGGCAGCCAATGCTAAACTTCTC GTTCAATGCCTTCCATCCAGATACCAGGAAGCCAATGCATCGTGAATGTGGATTCATCCGCCTCAAACCTGACACTAACAAGGTGGCCTTCATCAGTGCCCAGAATACAG GTCTTGTGGAGGTGGAAGAAGGAGAGGTGAATGGACAGGAGCTCTCTATAGCTTCTCACTCTATAGCCAGGATCTCCTTCGCCaagaagccccatgtggagcag aaaccaggggcagcaggacccaggggaagtccagcagactccagcaacagcagcaccctcctggccccacctccccagccaaaAGCCCCAGCAGGGACCATGTGGTTGCCCCAGctcaggaagctcaggtaa
- the THAP4 gene encoding peroxynitrite isomerase THAP4 isoform X3, with product MVICCAALHCSNRQGKTHRGAVSFHRFPLKDSKRLIQWLKAVQRDNWTPTKYSFLCSEHFTKDSFSKRLEDQHRLLKPTAVPTIFQLTEKKGDNQGYVKCRRKIAIQVPLSDGEQTREGGCEVVQRTLSSNQDFMIMQEMEQVTLQAEIGSVPEQEETIQGQLEGPLRRTLADNLVSKTGTQKKPERLPEEECPEATIHTGSWITDRSGISIDDFTPPVSGACKFIGSLHSYSFSSKHTRERPSFPREQLERKRPKRDVEPSCSSNIMGHDKNLAESSPNSSLTVTPQKPSQSLSASPADLTPQPATEAVVGQKGDTDANPMSINEVIMSASGACKLIDSLHSYCFSSRQSKSQVCCLREQVEKKNGELKLLRQRISRSDSQVRKLKEKLDELKRISFPYLNSLLSQDCETPQLNPVIEPLSWMLGTWLSDPPGDGIFPTMKPFQYLEEVHISHVGQPMLNFSFNAFHPDTRKPMHRECGFIRLKPDTNKVAFISAQNTGLVEVEEGEVNGQELSIASHSIARISFAKKPHVEQHTNLPYPVSGTASDHQRDGEKF from the exons ATGGTCATCTGCTGCGCCGCCCTGCACTGCTCCAACCGGCAGGGCAAGACGCACCGCGGCGCCGTCTCCTTCCACAG GTTCCCCCTGAAAGACTCAAAACGCCTGATCCAGTGGTTAAAAGCAGTTCAGAGGGACAACTGGACTCCTACCAAGTACTCTTTTCTCTGCAGTGAGCACTTCACCAAAGATAGTTTTTCCAAACGGCTGGAGGATCAGCACAGGTTACTCAAGCCTACAGCTGTGCCAACCATCTTCCAGCTCACGGAGAAGAAAGGTGACAACCAGGGCTATGTCAAATGTAGAAGAAAAATAGCAATCCAGGTACCACTGAGCGATGGAGAACAAACAAGGGAAGGAGGCTGTGAGGTAGTACAGAGAACCTTATCTTCCAACCAAGACTTCATGATAATGCAAGAGATGGAGCAAGTGACTCTGCAAGCTGAAATTGGGTCAGTGCCTGAGCAGGAAGAGACTATTCAGGGCCAGTTGGAAGGGCCTCTGAGAAGGACGTTAGCTGATAACTTAGTTTCAAAGACAGGAACCCAGAAAAAGCCAGAAAGACTGCCTGAAGAGGAGTGTCCTGAAGCCACCATCCATACCGGCAGTTGGATAACAGATAGAAGCGGTATATCGATTGATGACTTCACACCTCCAGTATCTGGGGCTTGCAAATTTATTGGCTCCCTCCACTCTTACAGCTTTTCCTCTAAGCACACCAGGGAGAGACCATCATTCCCAAGGGAGCAACTTGAGAGGAAAAGGCCAAAGCGAGATGTGGAGCCAAGCTGCAGCAGCAATATCATGGGGCATGATAAGAACTTGGCAGAAAGTTCCCCTAATTCATCACTTACAGTGACCCCTCAGAAGCCATCCCAAAGTCTGTCAGCATCCCCTGCAGACCTTACCCCACAGCCGGCAACAGAGGCTGTGGTAGGTCAGAAAGGAGACACAGATGCTAACCCCATGTCAATCAATGAAGTCATTATGTCCGCCTCAGGAGCATGCAAGCTCATAGACTCCCTCCATTCATACTGTTTCTCCTCTAGGCAAAGCAAAAGTCAAGTGTGCTGCCTCCGTGAGCAGGTAGAGAAGAAAAATGGAGAACTGAAGCTGCTGAGGCAGAGAATCAGCCGCTCTGACAGTCAGGTCAGAAAGCTGAAAGAGAAGCTTGATGAACTGAAGAGGATCAGTTTCCCATACTTGAATAGTCTCCTCTCCCAGGACTGTG AGACCCCCCAACTGAATCCTGTGATTGAGCCCCTCTCGTGGATGCTGGGCACCTGGCTTTCAGACCCCCCAGGAGATGGCATCTTCCCTACAATGAAGCCATTTCAGTACCTGGAAGAGGTGCACATCTCCCATGTTGGGCAGCCAATGCTAAACTTCTC GTTCAATGCCTTCCATCCAGATACCAGGAAGCCAATGCATCGTGAATGTGGATTCATCCGCCTCAAACCTGACACTAACAAGGTGGCCTTCATCAGTGCCCAGAATACAG GTCTTGTGGAGGTGGAAGAAGGAGAGGTGAATGGACAGGAGCTCTCTATAGCTTCTCACTCTATAGCCAGGATCTCCTTCGCCaagaagccccatgtggagcag